A region of the Arachis hypogaea cultivar Tifrunner chromosome 15, arahy.Tifrunner.gnm2.J5K5, whole genome shotgun sequence genome:
TTCACACTATTTTTCATGATAATTATCTTGATGTTTGATCTTTGTCTTGCAATTTGCAATCGATTAAAATGCTCTTTATTCTGAGAGTCATAATCAGTGTCCTTATCTGACAAACTAGAAATGCAAGCTGATGTTGGTGGATGTACTTATTGATTTTGCCATGTGGGATCATTCAGTCATAGTTCTCTTGTCATCATTTATTTTGTTGCCATTTACTTTTTACTTTATAagattcttttcaaataaataaataaatataataattaccaaTACATAGTTACATACATGTATGTCGAGAGTTAGATAATAAATATACGAGTAAAGGACATTTTCGTCTCTGACCTTTTTTTTTGCGGATATTTTCGTCCTCAAGGAATGGAAAATACATTCAAGTCCCTAACTCCTGAAAAATGTGGACATTTATGTCCTTCCGTTAAATTCAGCCGTTTGCACTGAACGGAAAAGGATGAGCTGGCAAAGGTGGCGCTGAGGTGGCCGTAACGGAGGCCAGGTGGCATGGAGCATTTCGTAACAGGACATATAAGTCCCTGGAGagaaaaacgacgccgttttgtaACTTCCCCCAATCCTGTTTCGAATTTCTctgccttttcttcttccttcctcctttttcccttccattcttcttccaTGGCCCCTGCCTCCATCACCGCCGCACAGCGGTGCCTCCGTCAGCACCATCAACGCCGGCGTGGAGAAACAAGGTACGAAGGATGAGTCCATAACCATAAGCATGAAGCCGCCTTGAGCTTCTTCGATGATTCTTCGTCGTTCCCACGACTCTGTTGAAAGCCAGACTATTAATTAATAAGACGGAGTTATCCGATCCGACAATGAACAAGTGCTGTAAAATTTGTACATGAatcaagaaataaaattaaatatgggTTTGAATAGAAGCATTGCGGGGATGGATCCACAGCTGGCTGCGGAGAAAGCAGTGCCAGTGATTGGTCAAGGCTATGATCTCTGCAGCGACATAAGATTCTCCGCCTGCAAGTCTTCCACGTTGATCGAGATTGATCATAAACACACCAGGGACATGCTCTTCCCAGTTCCAGGTTCAATTCTTGTCCACAATGTTCCCTCTTCCATCAAGTGTGACAAAGGTGAACGCACAAGGTTCCATTCCGATGTTCTCACCTTCAACCAGGTCACTGCTAACTACTAACTAATTCCATCGAATAAAACAAAGATATATGGTTCGCTAGGGATAATGAATTTGTTTTAATTGCAGATGTCGGAGCATTTTAACAGGCAGTTATCTCTGTCTGGGAAGATACCATCGGGAGTTTTCAATGCTATGTTTGACATGAGGAAgtgttggcctaaggatgcagcTGCAACTAAGAGCCTTGCTTTTGATGGATGCTTCATATCATTGTACACCGTTGAATTGGATAGAACTAACTTAACCCTTTCCGATCAAGTCAAGAAAGATGTTCCTTCTTCCTGGAACCCTGCAGCTCTTGCCTCGTAAGTATTTTTCAGAAACAGAAACACAAACATGAAGCTTGTTCAATCAATTTAACACAGCATATGCTTGTGTTGTTCATCAGGTTCATTGACAAGTATGGCACCCATGTGATTGTTGGCGTTAAGATGGGAGGTAAAGATGTGGTCCACATCAAGCAGTCAAAGATTTTAGATCTTCCACCCGCTGAACTGCAGAAACTACTAAAACAACTAGCTGATGAGAGGTTTTCAGAGGATTCAAATCCATCTTCCAATGCTAATCCTGCTCAAATATCAGGAAAACTGAAGGCAAATATCAACCACCATATAGACCTTCCGTTTCATtgtagaaaaaagaaagaaacctcTAACATAATTCAACCATGTTTACTTTCAGGATGATCATGCCAAGCTGTGGAGGCAGAACCATTTTCCTCCTGCTGGAAGACCAGTTGTAAAAAGCCACTCCAAGAATGATGTTTCGGTCCGCAAGGAAGGCATTGATATTCGTCAGCCTTATAACCAGTGGCTTCAAACCATACTACAATCCCCCAATGTCATATCAATGTCTTTTGTTCCTATTACTTCCTTACTCAACTCTGTTCCAGGCAATGGATTCTTGAGTCACGCCGTTAATTTGTATCTTAGATGTGAGCAAACATTTCTGAATTACTTTTGGCACAAATATAGAATgagtaatataatataatataatatctcTAGTACATGTTTTTCTGAGAGTTTTATGTATCAAATAGATAAACCTGCCATAGAGGATCTCCATCATTTTCTGGAATTTCAGTTGCCACGGCAATGGGCATTAATGTATGGAGATCTGCCTCTTGGATATGGCCACAAGCATAAGAAAAACATGTCTCCATCACTTCAGTTCAGTCTCATGGGACCCAAGCTTTATGTTAACACTGTCAAggtaattttattcaatttaagcAAGAAGCATATTATGTTGAGGGGTTCTTTCAACAGAGAAGCATTGTATAAGGAGAGGGATTTGGAAGTAGATGAAACTATTTCATTCTTGAAGGAAAGGGCCTGTTTAAAATTTTTCTCTTTAAGGATTGCATTCAACTATGTTGACCAAAGGACAAAACGTCCAGCACAAAATTTTGTGCCATTCAACTATGTTCTATTTTAATAGAATGCTATAGCATTGCCTAATCTACTGGCAATGAGAATTTACACAGCAGCAGTGTAAAACATCAGTCTCAGCAATTTCCATTAACCAACCCTAATCCTAACAACTTAAGAACAATTGAACAAACTAAATATAATGAACTACAAACAGTGATTGCACAGACAGCAGCATTAAGCAAGCAAGACCTAATCCACTATCCACGCCAGATTCTCTAACAACCTAATGTAACTAACTAATCTAACCAAATTGAAATTAGCTAaacaaaactaactaaacaatattaattaactaattgcaaTAACAGAGTGAATTAAACAGAGAGAAAGAAGACCTGGGAAGCACAGGGGTGGtaatgagagagagaggaaatGATGGTTGGGCCCTAGTAGCGACGGTGGTGCGCCGGTAGAGAGGCGGCGGCGCGGCGGCAGTGGGTCGCTGAGAAGGTTGTCGCAGACGAACGGTGGGTGGAAGGAGGGTGAGAAGAGAGAGAGACTAATGGGAGTAAGGGAGTGAGAAAGGGAAGAAGACGCGAAAAGAGAGGAAGGAAGAGGTCGCCGGCATTGATGGTGGTTGACAGATGCGCCGCTGTGCGGCGGTGATAGAGGCAGGGGCCAtggaagaagaatggaaggaaaaaatgaggaaggaagaagaaaaggcagAGAAATTCGAAACAGGATTGGGGGAGGTtacaaaacggcgtcgtttttctCTCCAGGGACTTATATGTCCTGTTACGAAATACTCCATGCCACCTGGCCTCCGTTACGGCCACCTCAGCGCCACCTCTGCCAGCTCACCCTTTTCTGTTCAGTGCAAACGGCTGAATTTAACGGAAGGACATAAATGTCCACGTTTTTCAGGGGTCAGGGGCTTGAATGTATTTTCTATTCCTTGAGGACGAAAATGTCTGcaaaaaaaaaggtcagggacgaaAATATCCTTTACTCTAAATATACATATATGTTGAGTAACATTCTGCTTTATAGATGAAATAAgtaatgttatttattttatttatagtcaAAATGAGATATATGTTGCATATCTCgtatcaattaaaaaattttaatttgaatgaattttgagaattttttgttttctcttaattttttgtaAGTTTTTTTGAAAGAGATATATTATGGTGCACTCAACAGATATCATCATGCTAAACAAGACGTGGTACATAACCAAAATTTTGGACTTTgagatttgtatttttttaataatttaattttggtaTTTTGGTTAAGAACAACTTTAACATAATTTGTTTTGGAATATTAATGTTCAATACTTTAGTACATAGACTAAATTAGGTTGTGTAGATGTAATATTTTTATGGGGCAAAACGAGCTATGACAGACAGTCAAGAAATACATCTCTTGacagattaaataattaaatttatagaaatacaaataaaatcttctttattttgataatttcttCAAATAGATATTATCATCTTATGTCAATAATAAGCATCCAGACCTCACagcaacataaaaaatttcaatatATTCACAAAACAAACATCCAAAAAATATACTATAATTAATAAGTTAATTTCTTGAGCATATAGTTTGTCCAATTAAATTTGCATAACTAAATCATGATCAATATTCTAACAATTTAAGCACCAAGCCGACGCATATATACCATAAAAGACCATGCTTGTGACGTACGAAACATTAGACACAATCTAAAATCTATTGTGGGAGTGATGGAATATAACATTGAATCgacatttatatataaaaaaaaataatgcccatagacaccaaaaaaaaaaaaaaaaaaaacactgatTCTAGATTTATAGTTATGTCAGAATTGGTCACGGTCAACTGTGATCTAAAATAAAAAACGATGGCACAAATTTATGATCATATTTTTTACTAGCTACTGTGATTATAGTTCAATTTTGTTGTAACTtcgaaaataaatattatattataattcacATAAGACAATTCAAATGATTTTATGAAAATTATGTTTTACTTAGGGATAAGAAACTTATATCAATCAAGTAGGCAATTAAATAGATAactaaataaatcaataaattaaaataagagttTACCAATGAACTATAAATCAAAtggcataatttttttatattaatttagatattattgatatttttttatcttaactaTTGAAATAGATAAATTTAGATAACATTTACAAATTTAtgagtttaaactttaaaattaaatattattataataaatgaaataattaaatgTAATTGCTTTTACTAGTACTGGTATAAAAGCTTGAAACAACAGTAATTATGAACATACACGCAAGTGGCAACAGCGTGTGTGATCCACCATTTCATTGGAACAAATCCAACAATCACCACAGGAAGTATTTCACCTTCCATCCATCACAACTGAAACGGTGTATCACATTTGATGTGATCCATTTGGAAACTTATtcattgtttgtttgttttgtatCTGATGTGTTAATATGTATCTGGTGAATAATAAGATTAAGCAACAAGTGTAGTTGCTCCATAATGCACGTATCTGATGAATAATAAGATTAAGCAACAAGTGTAGTTTCTCCGTAATGCACGCACGAGAAAGTTTAAAAGctcaattattttgttaatttttataattttattaaatttataattaaatttttatattttttaaaattttttttatattttttaattttataattaaattatttttatcataaaaatattaaaattaataaaatattatattttttaaaaaaaatatgtaattaaaaatttatttaggtTTTTAATTATAGGTATTTGTTTATATTCTGACCCAATAACTGAAAGTCAGGCCCAATAACATATAAAAGGTCCACCAATAAAGGTGGACTTCACTATAAATCCGACCTCCTACGGTATAGAGGTCCAACTCTATTTGACCTAACGAGTAATTGCCTCCTTAAATCTCTCCTACTATCTCTACCTCATCTAAAAAGTAGATCTTAATAGACTCCCAAGATAAGGAAAACGCTTATCCATTAGAAaagatggaactactccaacaaaggtGGTTATCAAACTCTACGATAAATACACTGGCacccccctcccccctcccccctccccaAGGTATAACTCATGTTCTAacctactaaaaacctgcttaaagcccttgctaacttaagcatcagagtctcttgcagggaCCACCCCctacctcctcacgaggaactcgaaCAGACAACACCTCGACATCAACAAATCAGACACTGCCACACAAAGGGATATGGACCTCACATTCAGGCCCAAATCaaagtttcaggtaaccctcagaacattgacACCGTTGCCGGAGATATGGGATTCTCCCTCTGACAAATGGCTGACCACAATAGTAGAGATGGCTACACAGCATCTGAGTCTGAGCCGAAAGAACAGCCAGAAGGCCAAGCCCTCTTGCTTCCACCTCCGCCACCACACCAAGACCCCCACGGAGAAGGGACTTCAGAAAATCCTGAAACAAGAAGGATCTATTCTGAGGTCCACCATCCCAAGGTTGAGAACCGACCTCATACAACCGAGATCCTGGATCTCGTTCATGGCCAGGGGGATCGATTACAACAGCTCGAGCACAAGGCTGGATGACAACAGGAAGCAGAACGGAGTTAGAAGACAAGCTACGGAAACTGGAGGTTGACATACAAAGGAGGAATAATCGGGCGAAGCGTAATGAAAGTCCTTTAGGAGGAGAGGATCCATTCACAGAAAGATCATGACGGCTAAAGTTTCTAGGAACTTCAAATCCCCCGACATGGATCTCTATGATGGAATATCCGACCCGAGCCACCATCTTAGTAACTTCAAAAGTAGAATGTACCTGGGCGACGCCTCTGACGCCACCCATTGCAAATCCTTCTCGACTACTCTGACCAAAACGGCCATGAAGTGGTTTGATAACCTACCACCCAGATTTTCCATCTAGAAGGACAAAACGAAGCATGCCCTGAGCTTACTGGGAGTAAAGAAAGAAATTGGAGAAGGCCCCTAtgactacatggaaagattcaacaaagcttgTCTGGAGATCCAGAATCTACCAACTGAAGCTGTGATTATGGGTTTGGTCAATGACCTAAAAGAAGGACCATTCTCCCAGTCCATATTTAAGCGACACCCGACTTCTTTAAATGAAGTGTAAGAAAgggcagagaaatacatcaacatagaAGAAAATTCTCGAGTTAGAGAACCTCCCCCGCGAGCAAACTTGCCCTACTATCAAACTCGGGACAAAGAAAGGGAacccaagaagaaagaaaagcaaaatgTAGAGAAGCCCCGAAAGTATTACAACTACATCCCTATAAGGGTTTCTTTGGTTGATGTTTATCGCGAGATATGCCACACAGAGAAACTCCCTCTCCCTTGTCTGATTAAGCATAAGAAAGATGGAAGTCAGACTGAATATTGCGAGTACCACAAGCTATACAGGTATTTCACTAATGAATGCTacgacttaaagaatgtcataaaaaagtTGGCCAGAGAAGGCCGACTTGACAAGTACCTACCGGACAGGTCGGACGACCCAAGGAAGAGAAGATGAGACGAAGAAGGAAGACGGCTTGAACGCCCTCCTAACACCCCATAACGACACATACATATGATCAATGGTGGGTTTGTAGGAGGAGGAATATTaaaatcctcgcgaaaaagacatctcaaagaggTGTATCAAGTCAGAGAAAACAGTCAATTGACCGACCTACTCACCAtctctttcaccaaagaagatgctcAAGGTGTAGTACCCGGGCATGACGACCCGttggtgataaccatgatcctagcAAATGCTAACCTTCACAGAACCTTGATAGATCGAGGTAGCTCAGGTGACATTTTGTTTAAACACGCCTTTGACAAGCTCGGGTTGGAAGAAAAGGACTTAAAGACATACCTAACAGCCTCTTTGAACAGGGAGATACCCTAATTCGACCTCTCGGTTACATCTCATTGAACACCAACTTCGGAAAAGGTGTCCAATAAAAAACACTGAGCATTGATTACATAGTAGTTGATGTAACTTCGGCCTACAACGCTTTAATAGGTCAAACTACCTTAAAACGACTTGCAGCCATTATCTCTACTCCTTACCTCTATATGAAATTTTCAACAGCAAAAAAAATCGCTActgtaaaaggggacaaaaaattGGCACGAATATGTTACAAAACGAGAGCCTCAGTTTGAAAGCCAATCCAGGGGAAAGGAGGTTAACACCATTGAGTTAGGAGGGGTCCAAACTTGTGAAGATTCGTGACCCCAGCATGAGGGAAAAATAGAAGAAGTACAAATCGAGAATCACCCTAACAAGACGACGAGCATAAGGGCAAACCTAGAAGGGAGCCTCTGTTAAGGGACAACTCTGACCTCTTCGCTTGGAAAGCTTCCAACATGCCTGGCATAAACCCCGACCTAATGTCCCATAAGCTTGCAATGTATCCGAGCTTCCAACCTGTTCAACAAAAACGCAGGATGCTCGGACCAGAACGGACACAGgtcgtagaagaacaagtacaagccttGCTGGAGGCAGGGTTTATAAGGGAGGTAAAATATCCACTATGGTTAGCTAACGTAGTGTTAGTGAGAAAAACAAAATGGAAAGTAGAGAATGTGTGTTGATTATTGTTGCACAAAATTGACTCCGcaatattcgcacagatagaccggcaagtgcatcgggtcatctgagtaatacctcaggtgagtgagggtcgatccctgatgcgtgagcatctttcctttcttttcctagtgaatttgcatttgaattattaagtttaatcatggtttagatatcttttagtcactatggatgctactttgagttttgtgcaattctgtttatttcaggtagcattcggatggatttgacggagttttataaaagaagaggaagaaagtggatgatgctatcaaccctgacctccctgcactctaatgaacataacttgagctatagaagtccaattgatgtgattctagtggcgaaagctaacttctagagctttccaatgatatataatagtatgccCTTCTTCTTCATTCTGTTCCTCCAAGGTGGCACCTAACTTGGAATTTCCCAAGTTAGGTGCCATGATtttgaagttaggcgccaggaAGGCCAAACTAGTGAAGTTAGGCCCCATGAATATGAAGTTAGGCGCTGGAAGAAGGAACTGCACTCCAAACGATGCTGCCTAGGCCAAGTCCAACTTGAAGAActtgaagttaggcgccaagaAGAAAAAAGCACATGATTACAAGCTGCCAtaatggcgcctaacttgggattttccaagttaggcgccagctcAATGATTCAAAGTGGTCCCAGTGTCCAAATTGAGGGCATGCACGAAGATTTGTTATTTATTTCTTgatttaaaacttttattttattttaaaataggaaaagatattatttagttttagaaaatatattttacattaattaggattagatataaaagggaaaagaatcagcccttcgggctcagTCTCTTCTCTCTTATActtcattccgcactttacagtttttcagaaccctatttttctctctgaaccatgagtaactaagcctccactgttaaggttaggagctctgcctaTTAtgtggattgatactattacttttctattttaattcatgtactgatttctatttcaagaattgtttttgttctttatcttatgaatctgggtagaacggaagtgtgacccttattctaattgagttcttgtaaaacttggaaaagctctttacttgaacaacagcttgaaaataatttctcctaaacttttaattatctggacttaacgggatacgtgacatataatcctcttatatttgggtaattagggtttctgtggcatataaactagaattgaacttaaccctctgaGGAAGCGTCTGAGATCCGGCAgcttctgaggtagtttcttttgaaccaaggcattgagttccttggtgagcactagaggttcttcctccaatgtctcTGAAGGTTGTAGTAggtttagagaaggggggttgaatctatgcctttctttaACTTACTGAAATAACCCCTTTTAATTAAACttacaattctgattctgtttgaactcagcagcaaaaatttatgagacaatttatttttgtctcatgaatatcagaaaacagaacataacagagaagagagaagctaacaccagcatgtatcctggttcggttgccatGTGCTATgtaacctacgtccagtctcctccacaacaatggaggaatttccattatagttaaaagtattacatacaccaattccacaggattgacccaatcctttcacactcaagttctaacctaacttgacattggctatgctaatacctaactcttcactcttagtgctaacccaactaaggaagggatacctcacaggtacaagatacaagacacagacatacctaaagaaatctgaaataactctaggcttttctctctaGTGTATCACTCATCCTCATTCACTCATTGGCTTTTACTTGAACTCACTCAatatgccttttctctcaagaaattatagaaagataaacattgaaaagaaaaatacaatctgcaataacatgaaggagattgacttcatcaacagcctctttgctatgtgataaaccagattcacatgtctctgattcagttcttcatttttggcggaatgcttctttgaaagaaagtactgtccaagtagaggaacttcttcacAGAACTTCTTCACAGAACAAACCTCAATACACTGGGTTATCTCTCCTTGCCTCTGAATGAATAGaaaatcttcttttatctccttgtatgttgctgggttcttcttcctaGGTCAACTCCTTGAGTActgtgcttcaccaacccacaaacTCACTTTTTCTCATTAATCCTCAGAGTAGaagtgataggcttagttagacaaacaaaaattggtgttgagatgcagtataaaagacattaaacaatataaaaaatattaaagataggtagataaataagttgggaataaaatatggagaagatagttaaggtttcagagttatctatttttccggattaatttttcttattaactattttaatcatgtaggatttaatttatgacaaactatatgtgactagaccctaattccttagaccttcttagtctcctctaaaattcatcaacagccaattccttggtcaattaattccaattagagggtgataatcaaattccagtttatatgccacaaaaactctaattacccaaaaataaaaagattatatgtcacgtatcccgttaaatccaaataattaaaatttagaagaaaatgttttcaagctgttgttcaagtaaagagcttttccaagttttacaggaactcaaatagaaagagggtcatacttctgttccacccaaattcataaaataaaaagcgaaaacaattcttaaattataaatccatacataaattaaaatagaaaaagcaattaaattaatccatagaaatagatagagctcctaaccttaacaatggaggtttagttgctcatggaaaagaaaaaataaggattcaggtccAAATGTACCGAGTTTTCATCTGAT
Encoded here:
- the LOC112748836 gene encoding MACPF domain-containing protein NSL1-like gives rise to the protein MNQEIKLNMGLNRSIAGMDPQLAAEKAVPVIGQGYDLCSDIRFSACKSSTLIEIDHKHTRDMLFPVPGSILVHNVPSSIKCDKGERTRFHSDVLTFNQMSEHFNRQLSLSGKIPSGVFNAMFDMRKCWPKDAAATKSLAFDGCFISLYTVELDRTNLTLSDQVKKDVPSSWNPAALASFIDKYGTHVIVGVKMGGKDVVHIKQSKILDLPPAELQKLLKQLADERFSEDSNPSSNANPAQISGKLKANINHHIDLPFHCRKKKETSNIIQPCLLSG